Below is a window of Alkalidesulfovibrio alkalitolerans DSM 16529 DNA.
AGTGCGTATGCTCTCGAATCTCGAGACCGACAGGGAAAAGCTCTTGCAGATCATCCTCGTCGGACAGCCGGAGTTGAAAAAGACGCTCGCGCTTCCGGCTCTGCTGCAATTGCGGCAGCGCATACAGATCAACTGCCACATACAGCCTCTCAATCCGGCCGAAGTAGAAGAGTACATCTTGTTCAGGCTCGAAAAGGCCGGCAATCGCGAGGCGGTCGTTTTTTCATCCGAGGCCGTCGAGGCTGTGGCGACCTACAGTCGGGGCGTCCCCAGGCTGATAAACATCATCTGCGACTACATCATGCTTGACGCGTTCTCGGCGCAACAGCGCGATATCAGCGCCCAGATCGTCCATGAACTGGCCAGGGATCTCTCATTCGACGCGCAGTATTGGGAGTCCAAGACGACGGAGCCGGAGGAACCTCAGGAAGACACAGGGAGCGGCATCGCTCAAGCCGCGCAGGCCGTGCGCGCCAGCGTCAAACTGAACAACGTCCTGCGTTCATTGAACCAGCGGCTGGAGGCTCTGGAAGCCGTGCCGCGTTTCGACCAATCGGACATCATGGATATCCGGGAACGGCTTGACGAAGTGGAAAAGGCGCTCGACGCGCGCGTCAAGGAGCTTTGGCTTGCGCAACAGCAGTTCAGGGTCGAGATGACCATGCGACAGATGCAGCATGGTGGTAAGGAAATCGATGAAACGAAAAAACAACAAGGAACCATGCGTCTGATCTGGAATTTTTTGTGGGGAAATTAGCCTGTCCGCAAGAAGTTGCGCTTTGGGGGGTTTTCTTGTCTGCCCAGCTTGGGTAGAGGATCGTGGAGTGTTTCAGGATGTTGTAGAGGCAAAAGAGGACATCCTGGAGTTGTGTGGCACGAAACGGTCTCCTCAAATCCGCGAGAGACAGGCGAATGTATAGATACCTCATTGTGTTGGCATTGATTCTGGCGACGGTGCCTTGTGCATGGGCTGAACCCGCGTTTCGGGCCTCCCTCGGCGTCAGCGAGGAGTTCAACGACAACGTTCGGGAACAGCGAAACGGGAAAAGCGACTTTGTTACCAGCATACGTCCCTCGGTGGGGTACAGGTACGAAGGACCGCGACTGATCTTTGAAACGGACTACAAGGGACGGTTCAGCCATTACGCAAAGGCAACGCGTGACACGGAACTCAACCATGACTTCCGTGGACATGGGCTGCTGGACGCCTGGCGGAGTTTCTTCTTCATCGACGTCACCGATACGTACCGGTTGGTGAACCGCGACACGACGCGCGGCGACGTCATCGATGAAGACTCGACCATCGACCAGATCCAGCAGAACACGTTTGTCCTCTCGCCGTACATCCAGCCCCGTTTCGGGGAGAGGATGACACTCCGTACCGGATATCGCTACGTGAATATCTGGTACAACGAGCGGGGCAGAAGCAAGAATAGCCACGGCGGCTTTGCGGATGCGACATACGAACTGACCGACCGGACGTCGATGCTCGCGGGATACTCCTACATGCATCAGACATCCAGCTCCGACAAGCTCGACAGGCATATCGGCTACGTCGGCGCCAGCCACACATACGCGGAGAACTCGAACGTCTACGCCAAGGTCGGCCCGAGCTACTCCAAGTATAGCCGGTCGTCGACCTCCAAGACCTCGTTCTACTGGGATGCGGGCTGGAATCACGATTTCGGAGTGGTGCAGTCGAGGTTTACGACCGGCGTGAGGTACGAGGATGATCCCGATACCGGGAACACCTATCAGCGGCAGTACGGCGAGCTCAGGTTGAGCAGACGTTTCGAGCGCACAACGGTCAGTGTTTTCGGGCGGCTCGAGGATTACGAAAGGGCCAGCGGCGGCTCCTCGACGAAAAGGACGTACACCGGGATCAGCATCGATCACGAACTGACCCAGCGTCTGACCGGAGCCGTGAGCATCTCGCGGGATTTTCAGGACAGATCCTCGTCGGAAACGGGGCGCTGGTTTGGCAATGTTTCATTGAAATACGCATTGGGGGAGGGATTCGGAGCGGAGCTCTGGTACCGGGTCAAGGATTCATACACGACAGGCACGACAGCCAGGAATTTCACCGTGAATCGGATTGGCTTGCAACTCAGCAAGCAGTTCTGAGGGTGAAGGGAGAGACGCCGATGTCGCCGTAGGAGGAATCCAGCAACGACCCGCCCGGTCCAGGTCCGCATCCGATCCGTATCATAACGGAGCAGGCGAACTTACCGGGGTGGGTCATGAAGAATGCCTTGACCATCGATGTTGAAGATTATTTCCACGTTACCGCCTTCGAGGGCGTCATCAGCCGCAAGGACTGGGAAAGCTACCCGCCGCGCGTGGCCGACAACACCCGGCGCGTCCTCGATCTTCTCGACGAACTCTCGCTGAAAGCGACGTTTTTCGTGCTTGGCTGGGTCGCGGAGCGCTCGCCGGAACTTGTCCGGAGTATCGCCGCGCGTGGCCATGAAGTGGCCTGCCACGGTTACGGGCACGAACGCATTTATACCATGACCCCCGAGGATTTTCGCCGGGACGTGTCCCAAGCCAAGAAAATCCTGGAAGACATCTCGGGCTGCCCGGTCAACGGCTATCGTGCCCCGAGCTATTCCATCACCCAGGACTCCATGTGGGCGCTCGACGTGCTCGTAGAGGAGGGGTTCTCCTACGATTCGAGCATTTTTCCGATCCATCACGACAATTACGGCATCCCCGGAGCCGAGCGCTTTCCTCATCTTATCGAGCGGCAAAGCGGCTCCATCCTCGAATTTCCTTTGACCACGCTCAAGATGAACATCTTCGGCAAGGACATGGTCATCCCCATCGCCGGAGGAGGATATCTGCGGCTTTTGCCTGTCTCCATCATCCGCAACGGCTTGCGCCGGATTAACGGCCGCGACAAGCAACCTGCGGTGCTTTATTTCCACCCCTGGGAGATCGATCCTGACCAGCCGCGGATCAAGGCGAGTTTCCGCTCCACGTTCCGGCACTATCTGAACCTGGACACCACCGAGGACAAGCTTCGTTATCTGTTGCCGAGCTTGCCTTTTGGCACCATGCGCGAGGCGTTGGACGAGTGGGATGCTGCTGAGGCGTCCAAGCCGACGGTCGTTCAGACCGTCGGGGCCGCGTAGGAGGACGGATGAACTCCGGCGACCTCTTTTCGCGTTTTGCGCGCGCCGTGGTGGCCCCTGCCTGGGCTGCGTGGGAAAAAAGTCCGTATCTGAAGCATCTGGAGCGTTTCCGCCAGACGCAATACCGGCCTTTGAACGACGTGCGCAGGGACCAGTGGGAGCGTCTGAAGAAACTCCTCGACCAAGCGTACCACCATACCCGTTTCTATAGGCGGCGATTCGACCAGGCCGGGCTCAGGCCCAAGGACATCGTCTCCTGGGAGGATATGGGACGCCTGCCGCTTCTGACCAAGGACGACATCCGCGCCCACCGCGACGAGATGGTCGCGGACAATATCCCGCCCGCCATGCTGCATCCCAAAAAGACTTCCGGGTCCACCGGTGTTTCCCTGTCCTTTTACGTGGACGAGGACAGCATGCAGTGGAAGCGCGGCTGCGCGTTGCGCCACGACGAATGGACGGGCTGGCGGCTCGGCGAGCGTGTCGGGGCTGTGTGGGGCAACCCGGAATACAGGAAATCCTGGCGTGGCTACCTGCGCAATTTCCTGCTCCAGCGCACCACCTATCTGGATACCCTGCGCATGGACGAGGCCGCCATGCGCGAGTTTCACGCCCGCATCCGCAAGGAGCGGCCGACCCTGCTTTTCGGCCATGCCCACTCGCTCTACCTGTTCGCGCGCTTCATGCAGGAACGTGGGCTTGGCGACGTGCACCCGCGCGGCATCATCTCCACGGCCATGGTGCTGCATGATTTCGAGCGTGCGCTTATCGAGGAGACCTTCGGCTGCAAGGTGACCAACCGCTACGGCTGCGAGGAAGTGAGCCTGATCGCCTGCGAGTGCGAGGCCCACGAGGGGCTGCACGTGAACATGGACACGCTCGTCGTCGAGTGCCTGTGCGACGGACGTCCGGCCCGGCCCGGCGAGACCGGGGCGGTAGTCGTCACCGACCTGACCAATCGCGGCATGCCCTTCATCCGCTACCTCGTGGGCGACACGGCGCGCATGGCCGGACGGGCCTGCTCCTGCGGCCGCGCCTATCCGCTCATCGAGTCCCTTGAGGGGCGCATCGCGGACTACGTGCGCACGCCCGAGGGCGAGTTCGTCTCCGGCATCTCGCTG
It encodes the following:
- a CDS encoding phenylacetate--CoA ligase family protein, which translates into the protein MNSGDLFSRFARAVVAPAWAAWEKSPYLKHLERFRQTQYRPLNDVRRDQWERLKKLLDQAYHHTRFYRRRFDQAGLRPKDIVSWEDMGRLPLLTKDDIRAHRDEMVADNIPPAMLHPKKTSGSTGVSLSFYVDEDSMQWKRGCALRHDEWTGWRLGERVGAVWGNPEYRKSWRGYLRNFLLQRTTYLDTLRMDEAAMREFHARIRKERPTLLFGHAHSLYLFARFMQERGLGDVHPRGIISTAMVLHDFERALIEETFGCKVTNRYGCEEVSLIACECEAHEGLHVNMDTLVVECLCDGRPARPGETGAVVVTDLTNRGMPFIRYLVGDTARMAGRACSCGRAYPLIESLEGRIADYVRTPEGEFVSGISLTENFAMVLEGVKQMQIVQDRLDHLVFRVVPGEESGNGRLHADIARLVLERFGDSMRHDIEYTDSIQSETSGKYRFCVSRLEGAGAFGPVGEARR
- a CDS encoding XrtA system polysaccharide deacetylase, whose product is MKNALTIDVEDYFHVTAFEGVISRKDWESYPPRVADNTRRVLDLLDELSLKATFFVLGWVAERSPELVRSIAARGHEVACHGYGHERIYTMTPEDFRRDVSQAKKILEDISGCPVNGYRAPSYSITQDSMWALDVLVEEGFSYDSSIFPIHHDNYGIPGAERFPHLIERQSGSILEFPLTTLKMNIFGKDMVIPIAGGGYLRLLPVSIIRNGLRRINGRDKQPAVLYFHPWEIDPDQPRIKASFRSTFRHYLNLDTTEDKLRYLLPSLPFGTMREALDEWDAAEASKPTVVQTVGAA
- a CDS encoding XrtA/PEP-CTERM system-associated ATPase, with the protein product MYTTFFGLQEKPFDLLPNPDFLYMSRAHKRALTYLMHGIREKAGFILLTGEVGSGKTTIIRNIIRKHLQNRALSKVFNTRVDSHQLLAMINEDFGLSAVGKDKTTLIRELNDFLIGQYSQGRQAVLIIDEAQNLSPDLLEEVRMLSNLETDREKLLQIILVGQPELKKTLALPALLQLRQRIQINCHIQPLNPAEVEEYILFRLEKAGNREAVVFSSEAVEAVATYSRGVPRLINIICDYIMLDAFSAQQRDISAQIVHELARDLSFDAQYWESKTTEPEEPQEDTGSGIAQAAQAVRASVKLNNVLRSLNQRLEALEAVPRFDQSDIMDIRERLDEVEKALDARVKELWLAQQQFRVEMTMRQMQHGGKEIDETKKQQGTMRLIWNFLWGN
- a CDS encoding TIGR03016 family PEP-CTERM system-associated outer membrane protein — its product is MYRYLIVLALILATVPCAWAEPAFRASLGVSEEFNDNVREQRNGKSDFVTSIRPSVGYRYEGPRLIFETDYKGRFSHYAKATRDTELNHDFRGHGLLDAWRSFFFIDVTDTYRLVNRDTTRGDVIDEDSTIDQIQQNTFVLSPYIQPRFGERMTLRTGYRYVNIWYNERGRSKNSHGGFADATYELTDRTSMLAGYSYMHQTSSSDKLDRHIGYVGASHTYAENSNVYAKVGPSYSKYSRSSTSKTSFYWDAGWNHDFGVVQSRFTTGVRYEDDPDTGNTYQRQYGELRLSRRFERTTVSVFGRLEDYERASGGSSTKRTYTGISIDHELTQRLTGAVSISRDFQDRSSSETGRWFGNVSLKYALGEGFGAELWYRVKDSYTTGTTARNFTVNRIGLQLSKQF